The proteins below are encoded in one region of Antennarius striatus isolate MH-2024 chromosome 7, ASM4005453v1, whole genome shotgun sequence:
- the aldh7a1 gene encoding alpha-aminoadipic semialdehyde dehydrogenase isoform X1, translating to MIKSTSPNKSVQNSKLPIFIEVTQASSYHKNTYKMHRCLTLTIAQHSRLLLRKKLASLHCHQSAAMSGLLISQPKYSWMKELGLSEDNPGVYNGSWSGSGEVITSYCPANNEPIARVTQATLSDYEETVQKAKEAWKVWADVPAPKRGEIVRQIGHELRKKINLLGSLVSLEMGKIYIEGVGEVQEYVDICDYAVGLSRMIGGPILPSERPGHALIEQWNPVGLVGVITAFNFPVAVYGWNNAIGLTCGNVCLWKGAPTTPLTSVAVTKIIAEVLERNNLPGAICSMTCGGADIGTAMAKDKRVDLLSFTGSTQVGKKVAMMVQERFGRKLLELGGNNAIIVFEDADLDLVVPSTVFASVGTAGQRCTTTRRLMLHESVHDTVVERIVKAYKQVRIGDPGDSTTLYGPLHTKQAVEQYLAAIEQAKQQGGTLVCGGKVIDRPGNFVEPTIFTDLPHDSPIVQTETFVPILYVLKFKTEEEAFAWNNEVDQGLTSSIFTKDLGRIFRWLGPKGSDCGIVNVNIPTSGAEIGGAFGGEKHTGGGRESGSDSWKQYMRRSTCTINYSKDLPLAQGIKFE from the exons ATGATCAAGAGCACATCTCCAAACAAGTCAGTGCAAAATTCAAAGCTGCCTATATTCATAGAAG TTACTCAAGCTTCATCCTACcataaaaatacatacaaa ATGCATCGTTGCCTCACTCTGACCATTGCCCAGCACAGCAGGCTTCTTTTGAGAAAAAAACTTGCATCACTTCACTGCCACCAGTCAGCAGCTATGTCAGGACTCCTTATCAGCCAGCCCAAATACTCCTGGATGAAAGAGCTTGGCTTGTCTGAGGACAACCCTGGTGTTTACAATGGAAGCTGGAGTGGAAGTGGAGAAGTCATCACGTCCTACTGTCCTGCCAACAATGAGCCGATTGCCAGAGTAACTCAGGCAACTTTGTCAGATTATGAAGAAACAGTCCAGAAAGCAAAAGAAGCTTGGAAAGTATGGGCAGATGTCCCTGCTCCCAAAAGAGGTGAGATTGTGAGGCAGATTGGACATGAATTGAGAAAGAAGATTAACCTACTCGGGAGCCTTGTATCTCTAGAAATGGGCAAGATCTACATTGAAGGAGTGGGAGAGGTGCAGGAGTATGTTGATATTTGTGATTACGCTGTTGGTCTCTCTAGAATGATTGGGGGGCCCATCCTGCCTTCTGAAAGACCAGGCCATGCCCTGATTGAACAGTGGAACCCTGTTGGTCTTGTTGGCGTCATCACTGCCTTTAACTTTCCTGTGGCTGTCTATGGCTGGAACAATGCCATTGGTTTAACCTGTGGCAACGTCTGCCTCTGGAAAGGAGCTCCAACCACTCCTCTCACAAGTGTTGCAGTTACTAAGATTATAGCTGAGGTGCTGGAGCGGAACAATTTGCCCGGTGCTATCTGCTCTATGACCTGCGGCGGTGCCGACATAGGTACAGCCATGGCAAAGGATAAGCGTGTGGATCTGCTGTCATTCACTGGCAGTACACAAGTCGGGAAGAAGGTAGCAATGATGGTGCAAGAAAGATTTGGCCGTAAACTGTTGGAGCTCGGTGGGAACAATGCTATCATTGTGTTTGAGGATGCTGACCTTGATCTTGTGGTGCCATCTACTGTTTTTGCATCTGTGGGAACGGCTGGCCAGCGCTGTACTACTACCAGGAGGCTGATGTTGCATGAGAGTGTTCACGACACAGTGGTTGAGAGGATTGTCAAGGCCTACAAACAAGTCCGCATTGGAGACCCTGGAGATTCCACCACCTTGTATGGGCCTCTTCACACCAAACAAGCTGTAGAGCAGTATCTGGCAGCTATTGAGCAGGCAAAGCAGCAAGGTGGCACTCTGGTCTGTGGTGGAAAAGTAATTGACCGACCTGGAAATTTTGTGGAGCCCACCATCTTCACGGATCTGCCTCACGATAGTCCTATTGTCCAAACCGAAACCTTTGTCCCCATACTGTATGTCCTGAAGTTCAAAACCGAAGAAGAAGCTTTTGCTTGGAACAACGAGGTTGATCAAGGTCTGACAAGCAGCATCTTCACCAAAGATCTGGGTCGCATTTTCCGCTGGTTGGGACCTAAAGGATCTGACTGCGGTATTGTAAATGTCAACATTCCCACAAGCGGTGCTGAGATTGGAGGAGCCTTTGGAGGAGAGAAACACACAGGAGGTGGAAGAGAGTCTGGAAGTGACTCATGGAAGCAGTACATGAGGCGTTCAACCTGCACAATAAACTACAGCAAGGATCTTCCTCTGGCCCAGGGAATCAAATTTGAATGA
- the aldh7a1 gene encoding alpha-aminoadipic semialdehyde dehydrogenase isoform X2 encodes MHRCLTLTIAQHSRLLLRKKLASLHCHQSAAMSGLLISQPKYSWMKELGLSEDNPGVYNGSWSGSGEVITSYCPANNEPIARVTQATLSDYEETVQKAKEAWKVWADVPAPKRGEIVRQIGHELRKKINLLGSLVSLEMGKIYIEGVGEVQEYVDICDYAVGLSRMIGGPILPSERPGHALIEQWNPVGLVGVITAFNFPVAVYGWNNAIGLTCGNVCLWKGAPTTPLTSVAVTKIIAEVLERNNLPGAICSMTCGGADIGTAMAKDKRVDLLSFTGSTQVGKKVAMMVQERFGRKLLELGGNNAIIVFEDADLDLVVPSTVFASVGTAGQRCTTTRRLMLHESVHDTVVERIVKAYKQVRIGDPGDSTTLYGPLHTKQAVEQYLAAIEQAKQQGGTLVCGGKVIDRPGNFVEPTIFTDLPHDSPIVQTETFVPILYVLKFKTEEEAFAWNNEVDQGLTSSIFTKDLGRIFRWLGPKGSDCGIVNVNIPTSGAEIGGAFGGEKHTGGGRESGSDSWKQYMRRSTCTINYSKDLPLAQGIKFE; translated from the coding sequence ATGCATCGTTGCCTCACTCTGACCATTGCCCAGCACAGCAGGCTTCTTTTGAGAAAAAAACTTGCATCACTTCACTGCCACCAGTCAGCAGCTATGTCAGGACTCCTTATCAGCCAGCCCAAATACTCCTGGATGAAAGAGCTTGGCTTGTCTGAGGACAACCCTGGTGTTTACAATGGAAGCTGGAGTGGAAGTGGAGAAGTCATCACGTCCTACTGTCCTGCCAACAATGAGCCGATTGCCAGAGTAACTCAGGCAACTTTGTCAGATTATGAAGAAACAGTCCAGAAAGCAAAAGAAGCTTGGAAAGTATGGGCAGATGTCCCTGCTCCCAAAAGAGGTGAGATTGTGAGGCAGATTGGACATGAATTGAGAAAGAAGATTAACCTACTCGGGAGCCTTGTATCTCTAGAAATGGGCAAGATCTACATTGAAGGAGTGGGAGAGGTGCAGGAGTATGTTGATATTTGTGATTACGCTGTTGGTCTCTCTAGAATGATTGGGGGGCCCATCCTGCCTTCTGAAAGACCAGGCCATGCCCTGATTGAACAGTGGAACCCTGTTGGTCTTGTTGGCGTCATCACTGCCTTTAACTTTCCTGTGGCTGTCTATGGCTGGAACAATGCCATTGGTTTAACCTGTGGCAACGTCTGCCTCTGGAAAGGAGCTCCAACCACTCCTCTCACAAGTGTTGCAGTTACTAAGATTATAGCTGAGGTGCTGGAGCGGAACAATTTGCCCGGTGCTATCTGCTCTATGACCTGCGGCGGTGCCGACATAGGTACAGCCATGGCAAAGGATAAGCGTGTGGATCTGCTGTCATTCACTGGCAGTACACAAGTCGGGAAGAAGGTAGCAATGATGGTGCAAGAAAGATTTGGCCGTAAACTGTTGGAGCTCGGTGGGAACAATGCTATCATTGTGTTTGAGGATGCTGACCTTGATCTTGTGGTGCCATCTACTGTTTTTGCATCTGTGGGAACGGCTGGCCAGCGCTGTACTACTACCAGGAGGCTGATGTTGCATGAGAGTGTTCACGACACAGTGGTTGAGAGGATTGTCAAGGCCTACAAACAAGTCCGCATTGGAGACCCTGGAGATTCCACCACCTTGTATGGGCCTCTTCACACCAAACAAGCTGTAGAGCAGTATCTGGCAGCTATTGAGCAGGCAAAGCAGCAAGGTGGCACTCTGGTCTGTGGTGGAAAAGTAATTGACCGACCTGGAAATTTTGTGGAGCCCACCATCTTCACGGATCTGCCTCACGATAGTCCTATTGTCCAAACCGAAACCTTTGTCCCCATACTGTATGTCCTGAAGTTCAAAACCGAAGAAGAAGCTTTTGCTTGGAACAACGAGGTTGATCAAGGTCTGACAAGCAGCATCTTCACCAAAGATCTGGGTCGCATTTTCCGCTGGTTGGGACCTAAAGGATCTGACTGCGGTATTGTAAATGTCAACATTCCCACAAGCGGTGCTGAGATTGGAGGAGCCTTTGGAGGAGAGAAACACACAGGAGGTGGAAGAGAGTCTGGAAGTGACTCATGGAAGCAGTACATGAGGCGTTCAACCTGCACAATAAACTACAGCAAGGATCTTCCTCTGGCCCAGGGAATCAAATTTGAATGA